The DNA region CCTTTGCTGCCGTCGCCTATGTGGCGGCCGCCCTGGCGCTGGTGTCGGCAGCAACCGCCTGGCTGACGCTAAACCGGAAATCTGATCAGTTCGCTTGAGCGACCGTCACAGGCGCGGGATCACGCGCCATCAGATCGTTGATTTGCGCCATGGTCTGGGCAAAGCGCTCCTCATATTGTTGCGGGAGCACATTGTCCTTGGGCAGCTTCACGCTGAGCGGATCGACGAGGTTGCCGTTGATCAGGATCTCGAAATGTAGATGCGGACCGGTGGATTGCCCGGTTGAGCCGACATAGCCGACCACCTGTCCCTGACGCACCCGCGTGCCCTTCTTGATCCCGTCGGCGAACCCACGCAAATGGCCATAAGCCGTTTCATAGCCATTGACGTGGCTGATCTCGATCTTGTTGCCATAGCCACCCTGCCAACCCGCCAGTTGGACAACGCCATCCCCAGCCGCATAGATCGGCGTGCCGGAGCGGGCGGCTAGGTCTACCCCGGTATGGAGGCGACGGGTCTTGAAGATGGGGTGGATGCGGTAGCCAAAGCGCGAGCGCAGTGTGCCGCCGCCTTCCAGAGGGCGGCGATTGAGGAAGCGCTTACCCGTCTCGCCGTTGGGATCGTAGAAGTCGATCATCCCGTCGTCCGTTGCGAACCGGTAGAACTGCCGGTCTGTCGAACCCAGGGTCAACCCAACATAGAGCAGTTCGGTATCGCCTTCGGCGTCTGGCGCTGTTTTCAGGATTTCGATAGCGTCGCCAGCGCTGATCTTCTTGGTCATGTCCACGTCATAGGCGAACATGCCAATGATGCGCTCGATGGTCGCGTCATCGAGATCATGCTTGCGCCCTGTTTCCCAGATTGAGCGGTAGACCGAGGGCAGGTTGGCCACATTGACCTCTTCGGTGTCCTGCTCCGGGAATTCCACAAAGCCGGGCTCGATGCCCAGGACATATTGCCCGGTGTCGGTGAGGGCGACCGTAGCGCGATGGCTATAGGTCCCGTCCTGCACTGGCGAATAGAGGCTGAGCCGGTATGGAACCAGGCTCCTGGCATCCCTGCTGGGAGGGCCGAACAAGATGCGCAGCCGCGTCTCGGCTGGTAAATCGGTGCTGCGCAGGACGTTCCGCAACGCCTCGGCCACCATGGCGGTCTGGTCAGCGGTAAAGCCATTCCGACCGAGTACGTTGGCGAGCGTTGTCTCTTCCCGCAAGGTGAGGAAGCGCTCGGACTTTCCCAGTCCGGCCTCGGTGGGGAGCGTCGTCTTGGGAACGATGGTGACGTTCTCGGCTGCGCCGGTCACCACATTGGTGCCGGGCGACAGGCCAAGGTCGCGCACCGCAGGTCCAATGGCTGCGTAGGCCAGCGTTGCTGGTCCGCCTTCATCGAAAAAAGCAGTTTCGACCACGCCTCGGACATACTCGGCAGCGGACTGATCGGAGATAGCCCGCGGTGGCACAAAGCTCATCGGCATGGCGGCCAGGCGCACGGCGACTTCCCCTTCTACTTCGGCCCCATAGACATTGGTGTTGACCTCGAGGGCTTCGGCAGTTGCCTCGATCGGTTGCGTCGCATTGAGAATGGCCACCGGATCATAGCTGGGCACATCGTCCGAAACGGAGGTGGCAGCCGTGGCCAGGGTTGCCCGCACCCGCAGGAAAGGCTGGTTGCGGATCATCTCGCGCCCATCCACCTGCTCGCGGATCGAGGCTTCAATCATTTCCAGTTCGGACTGGGTTTCGGTCACCGGCTTGATGCGGGACGACTTGGCCGAAAAATCCGTGGCGGTGAGACGCTCCGCTTCCGGCCGTGCCAGCTGTAGCGCTTCATAGGCCGTGGAGAACGTGTCCTGCCCCTCGAAGGATACATAAAGTGCGGCCCCCATCAGCAACACGCTGGTGAGCCCGGTCATCACGGTGCCGGTAAGCCAGGCAAAGCTCAGCTCCCGGCCGTGGGGAATGTCACCATCGGTGGATTGAACCGTCAGGGCAGGGCTGTCTTCAAAGCCAGTGGCCTTGAGCAGGGCGGCATGACGATTTCGCTGCGCTGCGTTCAACGCCTGGTCCTTTGTTCTCGACGTCCCCATCGGGCCGGCTTGCTGCCGGCTCTTCGGTTTGCCGCGCGAGCGCTGCGCATCGCGGGCGCGTAGAGTCTATAACAATCCACCGCCTGATCTAGGGAAAATGCGGCGAAACTGCGTGTGCTCGCCGCTCCAGGGCAGGGAACGCCTCCCTCAACAAGCGCCGGCGGGGACGTCGACACCGCCGCCCGTGCGCAACGGGGAGAGGGCCAGTTTTGGACATCAGCGCGGACAGCCGCAGGAAAACAGGCCTCTCGTACAAGTTTTCCACAATTCGCCTCTCCCCGAAAACAGAGAATGTCGTTTTTGTCATAGTCGGTCGTTGACAGCAAAAAGGGCTGCCCCTATAACCCGCCCATCGCTGAAGAGCGCGGCGCCAAACGGGGCCACGAACTGAAGCAAGCCACTGAAATCCAAAGCAATTTAGATTTCTGGCTTTCTGGTTTGGATGTCGAAACGAACTTCGGTTCAACGGCAAAAAAATCGGGAAGGGGTGTTGACTAGCTGTGAGGTTGGTTTTATATCCCCGGAACGCTGACGACGTTGAGCACTTGTTGCTCCCACAGTTTGGCGGATTTCTGAAAGGACGGGCGTGGCGCCGGGCAACCGGGGCAAGGTCTTGTTCTCTAAAGAATGTGGAGACGTGAGTTTCCGATGACGTCCTAGCCTGCGAGGGCAGTGAGGTCAGCTCTTTGACATTGTGAAGATGAGAAGAAAGAGAAACGTGGACGGCGAGGTTCTTGCGAACTGAAGCTGGAAGCAATTCCGGTGGAAGTTAAATAGACTTTCGATGGGTGCACGTTTCTTAAAGAGGTACACTACCTCAGCGCGATCTTTGGATCGTCGCTGCGATCACGCTGCGAGGCGTTGGTCGAAAAGGTGTGTGTCCTCGTTGATTCATGCAAACGTGCATCTAGCGACAATAGTCAGATTTCAAACTTGAGAGTTTGATCCTGGCTCAGAACGAACGCTGGCGGCAGGCTTAACACATGCAAGTCGAACGCCCCGCAAGGGGAGTGGCAGACGGGTGAGTAACGCGTGGGAATCTACCTAGTTCTACGGAACAACAGTTGGAAACGACTGCTAATACCGTATACGCCCTACGGGGGAAAGATTTATCGGAATTAGATGAGCCCGCGTAAGATTAGCTAGTTGGTGGGGTAATGGCCTACCAAGGCGACGATCTTTAGCTGGTCTGAGAGGATGATCAGCCACACTGGGACTGAGACACGGCCCAGACTCCTACGGGAGGCAGCAGTGGGGAATATTGGACAATGGGCGCAAGCCTGATCCAGCCATGCCGCGTGAGTGATGAAGGCCTTAGGGTTGTAAAGCTCTTTCAGTAGGGAAGATAATGACGGTACCTACAGAAGAAGCCCCGGCTAACTTCGTGCCAGCAGCCGCGGTAATACGAAGGGGGCTAGCGTTGTTCGGATTTACTGGGCGTAAAGCGCACGTAGGCGGAACGTTAAGTCAGAGGTGAAATCCTGGAGCTCAACTCCAGAACTGCCTTTGATACTGGCGATCTAGAGTCCGGAAGAGGTGAGTGGAACTCCTAGTGTAGAGGTGGAATTCGTAGATATTAGGAAGAACACCAGTGGCGAAGGCGGCTCACTGGTCCGGTACTGACGCTGAGGTGCGAAAGCGTGGGGAGCAAACAGGATTAGATACCCTGGTAGTCCACGCCGTAAACTATGAGAGCTAGCCGTTGGATGGTTTACCATTCAGTGGCGCAGCTAACGCATTAAGCTCTCCGCCTGGGGAGTACGGTCGCAAGATTAAAACTCAAAGGAATTGACGGGGGCCCGCACAAGCGGTGGAGCATGTGGTTTAATTCGAAGCAACGCGAAGAACCTTACCAGCCCTTGACATGGCAGGACGACTTCCAGAGATGGATTTCTTCCCTTCGGGGACCTGCACACAGGTGCTGCATGGCTGTCGTCAGCTCGTGTCGTGAGATGTTGGGTTAAGTCCCGCAACGAGCGCAACCCTCGTTCTTAGTTGCCATCATTTAGTTGGGCACTCTAAGGAGACTGCCGGTGATAAGCCGGAGGAAGGTGGGGATGACGTCAAGTCATCATGGCCCTTATGGGCTGGGCTACACACGTGCTACAATGGCGGTGACAGAGGGCAGCTACATGGCGACATGATGCTAATCCCAAAAAACCGTCTCAGTTCGGATTGCACTCTGCAACTCGGGTGCATGAAGTTGGAATCGCTAGTAATCGCAGATCAGCATGCTGCGGTGAATACGTTCCCGGGCCTTGTACACACCGCCCGTCACACCATGGGAGTTGGTTCTACCCGAAGCCGGTGCGCTAACCGCAAGGAAGCAGCCGACCACGGTAGGGTCAGCGACTGGGGTGAAGTCGTAACAAGGTAGCCGTAGGGGAACCTGCGGCTGGATCACCTCCTTTCTAAGGATTACCCTTCATCAGCTTGCTGATATCGGGTTTTCATAGAACACAGGTTGGCTAGTCAAAGCCGACCAACATTGCGGAACTTCGCCGCCTTCGTTTCTCTTTCTTCACAAGCGACGTATTCACGCGTCAGCGGTAACAGATCGTCATGGTTTGTTAGCGTTCGCCAGCTTAGGTGCTGGCTCTCTGGCGTGATCCAGAGGGCCCGTAGCTCAGGTGGTTAGAGCGCACGCCTGATAAGCGTGAGGTCGGTAGTTCGAGTCTACCCGGGCCCACCAGTTTTTAGGACTGGCGGCACCTTGATGGGGCCATAGCTCAGCTGGGAGAGCGCCTGCTTTGCAAGCAGGATGTCGTCGGTTCGATCCCGTCTGGCTCCACCATTACCCTGGTGAACCACGGTTTACCCCGACCCAAAACATACGTCGCACGAGAAAAGAGCCAAGTTTGGTTGTGTTGCTCTCCTTTGGGAGGTCATGACCGGATCTTTCGACATCGTAAAGAGATTGCTTGTTGTTCCGTTTGACCCGGCACCCCCGGGGCACAGCACTGCAACGTGAATTCTGGTTAATTTGATCTGACCGATCAAAATGGCCGCTATTGCAAGATAGCGGCAGCTGACAATCCCGACGTTTCGAGGCGTTTCCACTTCAAGAGGGTGGATGCGCTGATGACAGATGCGGGCATTGATAATGAGAACGATCAAGCGTCTTAAGTGCATTCAGTGGATGCCTTGGCGCGCAGAGGCGATGAAGGACGTAATACGCTGCGATAAGCTTCGGGGAGCTGCGAATAAGCTTTGATCCGAAGATTTCCGAATGGGGAAACCCGACCATTTAGGTCACCCGCAAGGGAGCTAACCTGGGGAACTGAAACATCTAAGTACCCAGAGGAAAGGACATCAACCGAGACTCCGTTAGTAGTGGCGAGCGAACGCGGACCAGGCCAGTGGCCTAAGGGTAAGAACAGGAAGAAGCTGGAAAGCTTCGCCATAGTGGGTGATAGCCCCGTACTGGTAGAAAGCCCTTGGGTCCTCGAGTAAGGCGGAACACGTGAAATTCTGTCTGAACATGGGTAGACCACTATCCAAGCCTAAGTACTCCTGCGCGACCGATAGCGAACAAGTACCGTGAGGGAAAGGTGAAAAGCACCCCGACGAGGGGAGTGAAATAGTTCCTGAAACTGGATGCATACAAACAGTCGGAGCCCGCAAGGGTGACGGCGTACCTCTTGTATAATGGGTCATCGACTTAGTCTAACTAGCAAGCTTAAGCCGTTAGGTGTAGGCGCAGCGAAAGCGAGTCTGAATAGGGCGTTAAGTTAGTTGGATTAGACCCGAAACCGAGTGATCTAGGTATGAGCAGGCTGAAGGTACGGTAACACGTACTGGAGGGCCGAACCCACGTCTGTTGAAAAAGACGGGGATGACTTGTTCCTAGGGGTGAAAGGCCAATCAAACTCGGAAATAGCTGGTTCTCCGCGAAAGATATTTAGGTATCGCCTCGGACGAATACCTTGGGGGGTAGAGCACTGGATGGGCTAGGGGGTCTCACCGACTTACCAAACCTAACCAAACTCCGAATACCCAAGAGTACTATCCGGGAGACAGACAGTGGGTGCTAACGTCCATTGTCAAAAGGGAAACAACCCTAACCTACAGCTAAGGTCCCCAAGTCACAGTTAAGTGGGAAAGCATGTGGGATTGCTTAGACAACCAGGAGGTTGGCTTAGAAGCAGCCATCCTTTAAAGATAGCGTAACAGCTCACTGGTCAAGCGATCCTGCGGCGAAGATGTAACGGGTCTAAAACTGTGCACCGAAGCTTAGGGTTTGCAACTTGTTGCAAGCGGTAGCGGAGCGTTCCGTAAGCCTGCGAAGCGGTACCTGTGAGGGGCCGTGGAGGTATCGGAAGTGCGAATGATGACATGAGTAGCGACAAAAAGTGTGAGAGACACTTTCGCCGAAAGTCCAAGGGTTCCTGCGCAATGCTAATCAGCGCAGGGTTAGCCGGCCCCTAAGTCGAGGCGGAAACGCGTAGACGATGGGAACCACGTTAATATTCGTGGGCCAGGTGGTAGTGACGGATCGCGCAGGTTCGTATCCCCTTATCGGATTGGGGGTGCGATGAGCCGGTTCCAGGAAATAGCTCCACCAATATTGACCGTACCCGAAACCGACACAGGTGGACTGGTAGAGCATACCAAGGCGCTTGAGAGAACTATACTGAAGGAACTCGGCAAATTGCACGCGTAACTTCGGGATAAGCGTGACCTCTATCGAGGCAACTCGGTAGGGGTGGCACAAAAGAGGGGGTGGCGACTGTTTATCAAAAACACAGGGCTCTGCGAAGTAGCAATACGACGTATAGGGTCTGACGCCTGCCCGGTGCCGGAAGGTTAAAAGGAGAGGTGCAAGCCTTGAATTGAAGCCCCGGTAAACGGCGGCCGTAACTATAACGGTCCTAAGGTAGCGAAATTCCTTGTCGGGTAAGTTCCGACCTGCACGAATGGCGTAACGACTTCCCCACTGTCTCCAGTATAGACTCAGCGAAATTGAATTCCCCGTGAAGATGCGGGGTTCCTGCGGTCAGACGGAAAGACCCCATGCACCTTTACTATAGCTTTACGCTGGCATTTGTGTCGGCATGTGCAGGATAGGTGGTAGGCTTTGAAGCCAGGGCGCTAGCTCTGGTGGAGCCGCAAGATGAGATACCACCCTTATCGTCATAGATGTCTAACCGCGGCATAACAGTGTCCGGGACAGCGTATGGTGGGTAGTTTGACTGGGGCGGTCGCCTCCCAAAGAGTAACGGAGGCGCGCGATGGTGGGCTCAGACCGGTCGGAAATCGGTCGCTGAGTGCAATGGCATAAGCCTGCCTGACTGCGAGACTGACAAGTCGAGCAGAGACGAAAGTCGGTCATAGTGATCCGGTGGTCCCGCGTGGAAGGGCCATCGCTCAACGAATAAAAGGTACGCTGGGGATAACAGGCTGATAATGCCCAAGAGTCCATATCGACGGCATTGTTTGGCACCTCGATGTCGGCTCATCACATCCTGGGGCTGGAGCAGGTCCCAAGGGTATGGCTGTTCGCCATTTAAAGTGGTACGTGAGCTGGGTTCAGAACGTCGTGAGACAGTTCGGTCCCTATCTGCCGTGGGTGTTGGAATATTGAGAAGAGCTGTCCCTAGTACGAGAGGACCGGGATGGACGAACCTCTGGTGGACCTGTTGTGGCGCCAGCCGCATTGCAGGGTAGCTAAGTTCGGACGGGATAACTGCTGAAAGCATCTAAGCAGGAAGCCTCCTTCAAAACGAGTATTCCCTTGAGAGCCGTGGAAGACCACCACGTCGATAGGCCGGGTGTGGAAGCGCAGCAATGTGTGAAGCTTACCGGTACTAATAGCTCGATTGGCTTGATCGTTCTCATTAATCTATGTCCGCATAGACTAGTCAGATGATCGGCTCAGAACACACCAACCAGTGCCCTTCAGCATGGGAAGCGCACTGGCAAAACAAAACAAACCAGAATTCACGAGCTTATGGTTTTCGCTGACCTTGTGGTTCTTGCGAGGGGCCCAGGACCCGATCCCATCCCGAACTCGACCGTCAAATCCCTCTGCGCCAATGGTACTAAGTCTCAAGACTTGGGAGAGTAGGTCACTGCAAGGTCTGCCAAAACCATAAGCTTCTCATTACACCGTCGAAACAAAAAAAGCCCCTCACACATCGTGAGGGGCTTTTTGCGTTTGGGGAGTTACTGAACAAAGAAGGCGCGGTGTCTCTGCAGGTACTGCTTGGTCTTCGCCAGTGCCTGTTTAGGTTTCCATTGGATACAATCCAGCAGGGTAGCCTTGATGCCAGGTTGCAGAAGGCTCGACTTCAAAATACGTCCATCGTCCTCCACCGCAATCAAGTGATGGTCG from Devosia sp. RR2S18 includes:
- a CDS encoding M23 family metallopeptidase, which produces MNAAQRNRHAALLKATGFEDSPALTVQSTDGDIPHGRELSFAWLTGTVMTGLTSVLLMGAALYVSFEGQDTFSTAYEALQLARPEAERLTATDFSAKSSRIKPVTETQSELEMIEASIREQVDGREMIRNQPFLRVRATLATAATSVSDDVPSYDPVAILNATQPIEATAEALEVNTNVYGAEVEGEVAVRLAAMPMSFVPPRAISDQSAAEYVRGVVETAFFDEGGPATLAYAAIGPAVRDLGLSPGTNVVTGAAENVTIVPKTTLPTEAGLGKSERFLTLREETTLANVLGRNGFTADQTAMVAEALRNVLRSTDLPAETRLRILFGPPSRDARSLVPYRLSLYSPVQDGTYSHRATVALTDTGQYVLGIEPGFVEFPEQDTEEVNVANLPSVYRSIWETGRKHDLDDATIERIIGMFAYDVDMTKKISAGDAIEILKTAPDAEGDTELLYVGLTLGSTDRQFYRFATDDGMIDFYDPNGETGKRFLNRRPLEGGGTLRSRFGYRIHPIFKTRRLHTGVDLAARSGTPIYAAGDGVVQLAGWQGGYGNKIEISHVNGYETAYGHLRGFADGIKKGTRVRQGQVVGYVGSTGQSTGPHLHFEILINGNLVDPLSVKLPKDNVLPQQYEERFAQTMAQINDLMARDPAPVTVAQAN